In Oryza sativa Japonica Group chromosome 2, ASM3414082v1, the following are encoded in one genomic region:
- the LOC136355296 gene encoding uncharacterized protein codes for MAAAINSEASMSSRPKLACLCSPTNHPGSFRCIRHRPIPRARHLSSSSSPPPPPPSSSPSSGGVASAGARAKGGRSVRAHLLRMISCSNGGRRRRRGDFQPRPSRLRQCAS; via the coding sequence ATGGCTGCTGCTATCAACAGCGAGGCGTCCATGAGCTCGAGGCCCAAGCTCGCGTGCCTCTGCTCGCCGACCAACCACCCGGGCTCCTTCCGCTGCATCCGCCACCGCCCGATCCCACGCGCCcgccacctctcctcttcttcttccccgccaccaccgccgccgtcgtcgtcgccgtcgtcaggcGGCGTCGCGTCGGCCGGCGCCAGGGCGAAGGGGGGGCGGTCGGTCCGCGCGCACCTGCTTCGGATGATCAGCTGCAGcaacggcggccgccgccgccgccgcggcgacttCCAGCCTCGCCCTTCCAGGCTTCGCCAGTGCGCCTCCTGA
- the LOC4331029 gene encoding uncharacterized protein: MALPVSLLRIAAVLLAILPFCATHPSPGFHAPREFHKALVPDRYGFVARRSIAEAPVDVNVTTNSSFVLAQERTYRKDPLNGFRKYTGGWNISEVHYMASVGYTAFPLFIIALVWFVLFFLVMLGICCKHCCCPHRSYTYSRVAYALSLILLILFTCAAIVGCVMLYDGQGKFHKSTTTTLNFVVSQANFTVENLNNLSDSLSAAKKVDIGRSFLPNDVQNQINEIQGKLNSSATELATRTTDNSEKIQKLLNQVRIALIIIAAVMLLLAFIGFLLSIFGLEFIVSILVIIGWILVTGTFILCGVFLLLHNVVADTCVSMEEWVAHPTEHTALDDIIPCVEPATANESLYRSRQVTYQLVNLVNQVITNVSNGNFPPQTPFFYFNQSGPLMPTLCNPFTADLNNRTCTRGEVTLDNATRVWKNFECQTTTVSGTEICTTVGRVTPTILGQMAAGVNVSQGLYQYGPFLIQLEDCTFVRDTFTNINQNHCPGLERYSKWVYVGLVMVSSAVMLSLVFWVIYARERRHRAYSKQHNYADKPHPTGPDA, encoded by the exons ATAGATATGGATTTGTGGCAAGAAGATCAATTGCTGAAGCTCCTGTTGACGTAAATGTCACTACAAACAGTTCCTTTGTCTTGGCGCAAGAGCGAACATATAGAAAAGACCCCTTGAATGGATTCAGGAAATATACTGGCGGTTGGAATATTAGCGAAGTGCACTATATGGCT TCAGTTGGATACACAGCTTTTCCACTGTTCATCATTGCCTTGGTGTGGTTTGTGCTGTTTTTTCTGGTTATGCTTGGAATTTGCTGCAAGCATTGCTGTTGTCCACATCGCAGTTACACATACTCTCGGGTAGCATATGCCCTATCTCTGATACTTCTAATATTGTTCACTTGTGCTGCAAT TGTTGGATGTGTCATGCTGTATGATGGTCAAGGAAAGTTCCATAAAAGCACAACGACTACCTTGAATTTTGTCGTTAGCCAGGCCAATTTTACTGTCGAAAACCTTAATAACTTATCCGATAGTTTATCTGCTGCAAAAAAGGTTGACATAGGGCGATCCTTTTTGCCTAACGATGTGCAAAATCAGATCAATGAAATTCAAGGAAAGTTGAACTCATCAGCTACTGAGCTTGCTACTAGAACTACTGACAATTCCGAGAAGATACAAAAATTGCTAAATCAAGT GCGGATTGCTTTGATTATCATTGCGGCAGTAATGCTTCTTCTGGCATTTATTGGCTTCT TACTATCTATCTTTGGCCTGGAATTCATTGTCTCTAT TTTGGTGATTATCGGGTGGATACTAGTCACCGGGACGTTTATCCTGTGTGGTGTCTTCCTTCTTCTGCATAA TGTCGTCGCAGATACTTGTGTCTCGATGGAGGAGTGGGTTGCTCATCCAACAGAGCACACAGCTCTGGATGACATTATTCCCTGTGTTGAACCTGCCACCGCGAATGAATCCCTGTATAGAAGTAGGCAAGTCACTTACCAACTGGTGAATCTGGTAAACCAAGTAATCACCAACGTGTCCAATGGAAACTTCCCTCCGCAAACTCCTTTCTTCTACTTCAATCAGTCGGGGCCACTGATGCCTACACTCTGCAACCCGTTCACAGCCGATCTGAATAACCGTACTTGCACCAGAGGAGAGGTTACCTTGGACAATGCAACCCGG GTTTGGAAGAATTTTGAGTGCCAGACTACCACTGTCTCAGGAACTGAGATATGCACTACCGTGGGCCGTGTTACCCCAACGATTCTCGGTCAGATGGCAGCGGGCGTGAATGTGAGCCAGGGGCTGTATCAGTATGGGCCCTTCCTGATCCAGCTGGAGGACTGCACTTTCGTCCGCGACACCTTCACCAACATCAACCAGAACCACTGCCCTGGCCTGGAGAGGTACAGCAAATGGGTTTACGTCGGCCTGGTGATGGTTTCGTCGGCCGTTATGCTCTCCCTCGTCTTCTGGGTGATCTACGCCAGGGAGCGGCGCCACCGTGCGTACAGCAAACAGCACAACTACGCTGACAAGCCGCATCCGACTGGCCCGGACGCTTGA
- the LOC4331036 gene encoding uncharacterized protein Os02g0798501-like, translating to MAQNKTMALLLATLVAVVAVVRATEEKDIEEAVCSEHCNDEEKEGTIDHKHCVDICILTNRELFGALERGMKPSMEQFSALCNEGCSKEFKEDPATNKKCVDSCIVDAKELNGHLAKGGASSVPARA from the coding sequence ATGGCCCAGAACAAGACCATGGCTCTGCTCCTTGCCACCCTTGTGGCGGTGGTTGCGGTAGTACGAGCCACCGAAGAGAAGGATATAGAAGAAGCTGTGTGCTCAGAGCATTGCAACGACGAGGAAAAAGAAGGCACCATCGACCACAAGCACTGTGTAGACATCTGCATCCTCACGAACAGGGAACTTTTTGGGGCCTTGGAGAGAGGAATGAAGCCCTCGATGGAGCAATTCAGCGCTTTGTGCAATGAGGGGTGTAGCAAAGAATTTAAGGAGGATCCTGCCACCAACAAGAAGTGCGTAGACAGTTGCATCGTCGATGCTAAGGAACTCAATGGACACTTAGCGAAAGGTGGCGCTTCTAGTGTTCCCGCACGTGCATGA
- the LOC136355297 gene encoding zinc finger BED domain-containing protein RICESLEEPER 2-like has translation MKRSKSKSIDASDGKVVGASAFSTTGASSHAVIGSISSDMAYRDCNVPLSPVIAMIDDDNSKDNSFDHNDDMSNSMPSGDEAATGGTSDASTGDSSGKRRRGKKLKVSPKVATVKGRKRSTCWNNFTEVKVPSKVTPGETETKAKCKYCHSLYAYKAGGATTHLVRHMNKCTPYLNQLAKKRAQAVLNFTAEKGDSDIPLIVTPSEYNHEETRKLIAKMIIVHEYPFRMVEHTWFNVVMRYLNPSYQFIGRKTIRSECLKVFHFEKENLMKSIRSVELISLTCDLWTSNQNLCYMALVAYYIDKNWTMQCRVLNFVELDPPHTGNVIGQAIFDCLAEWKIEDKVITITLDNASNNDTTVKGLKAKLAARRSSCYNAKYFHQALDSYAETDLNYEWKPSTEEWDLYASIEPILGSLAEVTTAFSGSTYPTANIFYPHIVNVKVALRDACASEDANLKNMGKAMLDKFDKYWNVKNNAMVLATVLDPRYKLRFIEWCFKKIYPTEFEKELAEVRTELNTLYDKFEKDHREKMATSKGKSLRASSSVSTFDINKSLPSVSSNFQSYLQSSSEDASKSEMLLYLDERNEDLANKAFDLLVWWKLNAHRYPVVSMMAKNFLTIPASSVSSESTFSAGGRVLSDYRSSLRPTMV, from the exons ATGAAGAG atccaaatccaaatcaattGATGCTTCGGATGGTAAGGTCGTCGGTGCTTCTGCATTCTCTACTACTGGTGCCTCCTCCCACGCAGTTATAGGGTCTATTTCAAGTGATATGGCATACAGAGATTGCAATGTACCATTATCTCCAGTAATAGCCATG ATTGATGACGATAATTCAAAGGATAATTCTTTTGATCATAATGATGACATGTCAAACTCAATGCCAAGTGGTGATGAGGCAGCGACTGGTGGTACTAGTGATGCTTCTACAGGGGATTCATCGGGTAAACGCCGAAGAGGAAAGAAGCTAAAGGTTTCACCCAAAGTTGCTACTGTAAAGGGGAGGAAGCGGTCAACTTGTTGGAATAACTTCACGGAGGTTAAAGTTCCTTCCAAGGTAACTCCAGGAGAGACAGAAACAAAGGCTAAGTGCAAGTATTGCCATTCATTGTATGCTTACAAGGCTGGGGGAGCTACTACACATCTTGTGAGGCACATGAACAAGTGCACGCCTTACTTGAACCAGTTGGCCAAGAAGAGGGCTCAAGCTGTTCTCAACTTCACGGCAGAGAAAGGTGACTCAGATATCCCTCTCATTGTCACTCCTAGTGAATATAACCATGAGGAAACTCGTAAACTGATAGCTAAGATGATAATTGTTCATGAGTACCCATTTAGGATGGTAGAGCATACTTGGTTCAATGTTGTGATGAGGTATTTAAACCCTTCATATCAGTTTATTGGTAGAAAGACCATAAGAAGTGAATGCTTGAAGGTTTTTCATTTTGAGAAAGAAAACCTCATGAAGAGTATTAGGAGTGTGGAATTGATTAGCTTAACATGTGATTTGTGGACATCAAATCAAAACCTTTGCTACATGGCTTTGGTTGCCTATTACATAGATAAAAATTGGACAATGCAATGCCGAGTGCTGAACTTTGTAGAGTTGGATCCTCCACATACTGGGAATGTCATAGGTCAGGCCATCTTTGATTGTCTAGCTGAATGGAAAATTGAAGACAAGGTTATAACAATTACTCTTGACAATGCTTCCAACAATGATACAACTGTCAAGGGTTTAAAAGCTAAGCTAGCAGCTAGACGATCAAGTTGTTACAATGCTAAATACTTCCAT CAAGCATTAGATTCATATGCAGAAACAGATTTAAATTATGAGTGGAAGCCAAGCACAGAAGAGTGGGATTTGTATGCATCAATTGAGCCAATACTTGGGTCTTTGGCTGAGGTTACTACTGCATTTTCAGGATCAACCTATCCCACTGCAAATATTTTTTACCCCCATATTGTCAATGTGAAAGTTGCTTTGAGAGATGCTTGTGCTTCAGAAGATGCTAATTTGAAAAATATGGGAAAAGCGATGTTGGATAAATTTGACAAGTATTGGAATGTGAAAAACAATGCAATGGTGCTTGCTACTGTTCTAGACCCAAGGTACAAGTTAAGATTCATTGAATGGTGTTTTAAGAAGATTTATCCAACTGAATTTGAAAAGGAGTTAGCTGAAGTTCGAACTGAATTGAATACACTTTATGATAAGTTTGAGAAGGATCATAGGGAGAAGATGGCAACTAGCAAAGGTAAGAGCTTGAGAGCTTCATCATCAGTTTCAACTTTTGACATAAACAAGTCTCTACCCTCTGTTTCAAGCAATTTTCAGTCCTATTTGCAATCTTCTTCTGAAGATGCATCAAAGTCTGAGATGCTTTTATATCTTGATGAACGAAATGAGGACTTAGCAAACAAAGCTTTTGATCTACTTGTGTGGTGGAAGTTGAATGCTCATAGATACCCGGTGGTATCTATGATGGCTAAGAACTTTTTGACTATACCAGCCAGCTCAGTGTCTTCAGAATCTACTTTTAGTGCTGGGGGAAGAGTTCTAAGTGATTATCGTAGTTCTCTACGCCCAACAATGGTGTGA
- the LOC4331034 gene encoding uncharacterized protein, which yields MAAALCSASPAISAAAAAALGAAARRLRVRVRAASRPYCAAPAPPRAAAAVGAQSWRARRRFAASAASTTTEEEEEGAGAEVMIPPDNRIPATIITGFLGSGKTTLLNHILTAHHGKRIAVIENEYGEVDIDGSLVAAQTAGAEDIMMLNNGCLCCTVRGDLVRMIGELVDKKKGKFDHIIIETTGLANPAPIIQTFYAEDTVFNDVKLDGVVTLVDAKHARLHLDEVKPKGIVNEAVQQIAYADRIIVNKIDLVSEPEVSSLVERIRSMNRMAHLKRAEYGKVDLDYVLGIGGFDLERIESAVTEVSHDHHTGHEHKHDHEHHHHDHHHHDHEHKHDHHAHDHTHDPGVSSVSIVCEGEMDLEKADMWLGNLLLERSDDIYRMKGLLSVSGMPQRFVFQGVHDIFQGSPERMWEPNEPRINKIVFIGKNLNGEELEKGFKDCLLKK from the exons atggcggcggcgctctgctCCGCATCCCCGGCcatctccgccgcggcggcggcggctctcggtgcggccgcgcgccgcctgcgcgtgcgcgtgcgcgcAGCCTCGCGGCCCTACTGCGCCGCTCCGGCTCCGCCACGGGCTGCGGCTGCGGTGGGGGCACAGTCctggagggcgcggcggcggtttgccGCGTCGGCGGCTTCCACGaccacggaggaggaggaggagggagcaggTGCTGAGGTGATGATCCCGCCCGACAACCGCATCCCCGCCACCATCATCACCGGCTTCCTCGGCTCCGGGAAG ACAACCTTATTAAATCACATCTTGACTGCTCACCATGGAAAGCGTATTGCCGTCATTGAGAATGAG TATGGAGAAGTTGATATTGATGGTTCATTAGTTGCTGCACAAACTGCTGGAGCTGAGGACATAATGATGCTAAATAATGGGTGCCTTTGCTGCACTGTTCGTGGTGATTTAGTCCGTATGATTGGCGAATTGGTTGACAAGAAGAAGGGGAAGTTTGACCACATTATAATTGAAACCACTG GTTTAGCAAATCCAGCACCCATTATACAGACTTTCTATGCAGAAGATACAGTTTTTAATGATGTCAAGCTGGATGGTGTTGTGACTTTAGTAGATGCAAAGCATGCACGGCTACATCTGGATGAAGTAAAGCCCAAGGGTATAGTCAATGAAGCAGTTCAACAAATTGCATATGCTGACAGAATCATAGTTAACAAG ATTGATCTTGTTAGTGAGCCTGAAGTATCTTCCTTGGTTGAGCGTATTAGG AGCATGAATCGCATGGCTCATTTGAAACGAGCCGAGTATGGGAAAGTTGATTTGGATTACGTGCTTGGAATTGGAGGCTTTGATTTGGAGAg GATCGAGAGTGCGGTAACTGAAGTCTCACATGACCACCACACAGGGCATGAACATAAACATGACCATGAACACCATCATCACGACCATCATCACCATGACCATGAACACAAACATG ACCATCATGCACACGATCACACCCATGATCCTGGTGTTTCTTCTGTAAGCATTGTTTGTGAAGGGGAGATGGATCTTGAAAAG GCTGACATGTGGTTGGGAAACCTACTGCTAGAACGCAGCGATGACATATACCGGATGAAGGGGCTACTTTCTGTCAGTGGAATGCCTCAGCGCTTTGTCTTTCAG GGAGTGCACGACATTTTCCAGGGATCTCCCGAGAGAATGTGGGAACCAAATGAGCCACGCATCAACAAGATTGTATTCATAGGCAAGAATCTCAATGGGGAAGAACTGGAGAAGGGCTTCAAGGATTGCCTACTGAAGAAATAA
- the LOC4331035 gene encoding cyclin-B1-2-like codes for MASGGVVKKEIGGNHDVLRFGVNDSVKGDLAPPHPLQASVHKDAKFWADKKRFGAEAIYGSAFNIRKDLDAQILSKFQRPPGALPSSMLGYEALTGSLDDFGFEDYLNLPQDSESFRAPDMHHGMEVRLGLSKGPVCPSFN; via the exons atggcgagcggcggcgtggtgaaGAAGGAGATCGGCGGGAACCACGACGTCCTCCGCTTCGGCGTCAACGACAGCGTCAAGGGggacctcgcgccgccgcacccgctCCAGGCCAGCGTCCACaag gATGCCAAGTTCTGGGCGGACAAGAAGAGGTTCGGCGCGGAAGCCATCTACGGATCCGCCTTCAACATCCGCAAGGATCTTGATGCCCAAATCCTCTCCAA GTTCCAAAGGCCCCCTGGTGCATTGCCGTCATCTATGCTAGGATATGAGGCACTGACTGGTTCCTTAGATGATTTTGGGTTTGAAGATTATCTTAACT TGCCCCAAGATTCTGAAAGCTTCCGTGCTCCCGACATGCACCACGGAATGGAGGTTCGCCTCGGTTTGTCAAAGGGACCTGTTTGCCCTAGTTTCAATTGA
- the LOC4331033 gene encoding uncharacterized protein — protein sequence MAAAATATRRPSGHVLSAAHYRSASPTRVKLAGGGARASVSVSSVSRRSCMCSPTNHPGSFRCSLHKEQKRSVHHKAAAAPSSPPSPTSPPASGGAVRLGGARRMGGSALVRIGAVESGQWARRALAATIRPSPAAQQAQHRRRVAGLRPRPSRLSAVSMAGDRAGDNHHHHR from the coding sequence atggcggcagcggcgacggccacGAGGCGGCCGAGCGGGCACGTCCTCTCCGCCGCGCACTACCGCTCCGCCTCCCCGACGCGCgtcaagctcgccggcggcggagcacgcGCGTCCGTCAGCGTCTCGTCCGTGAGCCGCCGCTCCTGCATGTGCTCGCCGACCAACCACCCGGGGTCGTTCCGGTGCAGCCTCCACAAGGAGCAGAAGCGGAGCGTTCAccacaaggcggcggcggcgccatcctccccgccgtcgccgaccagcCCGCCGGCCTCGGGCGGCGCCGTCAGGCttggcggcgcgaggcggatgGGCGGCAGCGCGCTGGTGCGGATCGGCGCCGTGGAGAGCGGCCAGTGGGCGCGGAGGGCTCTCGCCGCCACCAtccgcccctcccccgccgcgcaGCAGGCGcagcaccggagacgcgtcgcCGGGCTCCGCCCCCGCCCCAGCCGCCTCTCCGCCGTCTCCATGGCCGGCGACCGCGCCGGcgacaaccaccaccaccaccgataA